A part of Candidatus Zixiibacteriota bacterium genomic DNA contains:
- a CDS encoding PQQ-binding-like beta-propeller repeat protein produces the protein MCKELMILIMVLVLFAMIIGPAVKADTILKHGLNPIQKINPQAPKYPDLSAVEHNQPAFQKPASGIKEIETPQSLTPPQYFCDFIDYSGGAAAYYWLVPDNYNDIEMGMRFDSEVNYNCTLLTAWVGIYGSYMSQVPGTPDMRVTVYADDGFGLPGTALGSVVVPYENLPTSGLAYVAADLTSLGPLVFTDGESYHIGVSVDNFVDGDTLAILSDDGTAGDNRSWENWNGIYGFMSDDWSIDINFCIGVDFCCNLIPYNNCYTMDWSGPAYYYWNQPDAYDDDYFNMRFNSYYDADTLKEVGIALYGPATVGTPDLDIYVWGDDGSGFPDLSNEIVKVTIPFENLVFYPEYNIVDLSALNLIMYDDFFVGWSTNEISDPTGVLAGLSDDGSYGFNRSSEYSDGSWGSMLDDWGVDVNFLMYAYVCNDPQSECITVADACNLSYFWRLPDAYGDVGEYQKVSPSFSGDCRLEKCRVAFYWPSSESTLPLYTYNTAVQIWDSDGPDGLPGAKLTEVILTPADYILYPGMVEINLTDIPGFYNHFDHALWIGVESFAPSPDAGIRSLSDDGSCGDYNSCEAWYNGGTLIFGYMADDWSVDVNFIIETDICCEPLPPTPCWPGEDWPTMGQSFARTNRSLSQIAYDLQGNMTKAWEYAAGQVSNLNSPVVYIDTIVNYFLNQLVAIDLNDGSEIWKRLADGFEIGGGCYATPTIYNFAAYGEDVTLIFTPGGDAKSFSAINLTDGTTRWTRNYLAHSHHFMTWGVSVIVDIEGVPYVIYNDDNGDIYCVEALTGNIFSGWVASGAGNPVNLGGAIFKGLATDGYQIYIGTDDDVSNGDIYCLDAATGILVWQFADHQLCNLDPDNCGTEAFTGGIAHNYYYLYTASSYDQYTTYPPYRSGGIMYCIDMSTGNLGWAQRCNAQDYNGPALTTSRVINTGWNGWVSSGEFRGPVAFNNGTGSILWKNTTTNPGTGSQWLADGIVVCDPYLPDWYIVGNNSDFLDFYRENDGRQMFHRRFAGGHEYAHHYAPSAADGHLLYVYYNKLICMTEQTARPRLEIPKYTYDVPVEFGMPDGYTVVWEDAIGNNGNAPLTINSVTFNDDDNNTTPSKISMNTVDPDRVENLQRLAEKFSSGATEFRAMLTGDMERLSGLAVTPRLKSNHAAYTVPAWVYTSTITPVPGTIIPASGDYENPSYIDITVQVNATLIPRGYHAFYARIDTDDPDYFLDSARIDGGVYAIPQIRLGIIGGCLYDNVELSFGVGGTNYTTVWNSTKIGEEGTTEIDGDDVSVFQGAFVFAAPQSGTRPPGKSTVFSARVAFHCANWHGDPNDWQSILADINCYDGTCWPVQLANIYLGTISNDFGASYEDVFGEIACFAFVDSVADMCEYDTLGNCLSWDWLYQLDSHNGIQPPPSDTLTMGFHACATVIGVYDQSMLNNFVIYRFDFDGRYSPLNNIWMGAIMDYDINYPSDSKNQYVGFDTAHSLGFAYTANLNDNGWGLVKIPFGCPYQGMVNAKTLSAGQSVWNDSDVWLDSVYYWMSSLTGLSHQNGADPSQGMTDPDDREAFFTIAHLDMPAAPGTATVGVALFGLPEIENASDPATYFELADMANKWCGFGRGDVNNDGLIDLVDIAYLIDYIYCDGNGPYPFLHLGDVNADGTVDVMDINRLIDYYIYFSDCLEGKWEL, from the coding sequence ATGTGTAAGGAGTTAATGATTTTAATCATGGTATTGGTGCTCTTTGCCATGATTATTGGACCGGCTGTCAAAGCTGATACAATCTTAAAACATGGCCTAAACCCGATTCAGAAAATTAACCCGCAGGCTCCCAAATATCCCGATTTGAGTGCCGTTGAGCATAATCAACCGGCTTTCCAGAAACCGGCCTCGGGAATAAAGGAAATCGAAACGCCTCAGTCTCTAACTCCACCCCAATATTTCTGCGATTTTATTGATTATTCTGGCGGGGCCGCAGCCTACTACTGGCTGGTTCCGGACAATTACAATGACATTGAAATGGGCATGCGGTTTGACTCGGAAGTCAACTATAACTGCACCCTGCTCACAGCCTGGGTGGGAATATACGGTTCCTATATGTCGCAGGTTCCGGGGACACCGGATATGAGAGTCACGGTTTATGCCGATGACGGTTTCGGATTGCCGGGAACTGCCCTGGGATCGGTTGTGGTTCCATATGAAAATCTTCCAACTTCCGGCCTGGCCTATGTGGCCGCCGATTTGACTTCTCTGGGACCCTTGGTATTTACCGACGGGGAATCATATCATATCGGGGTTTCTGTGGATAATTTTGTCGATGGCGACACCCTTGCTATCTTATCCGACGATGGCACCGCCGGAGATAATCGCAGTTGGGAGAACTGGAATGGAATATACGGCTTCATGAGTGATGATTGGAGTATTGATATCAATTTCTGTATTGGAGTCGATTTCTGCTGTAATTTGATTCCATACAATAATTGCTACACCATGGACTGGTCCGGACCGGCCTATTATTACTGGAACCAGCCTGATGCCTATGACGATGACTATTTCAACATGAGATTCAATTCCTATTATGATGCTGATACGCTTAAAGAAGTGGGTATCGCCCTTTACGGACCGGCCACCGTTGGGACGCCGGATTTGGATATTTATGTCTGGGGCGACGACGGTTCGGGGTTCCCTGATTTATCCAATGAAATTGTCAAAGTCACTATTCCGTTTGAAAATCTGGTTTTCTACCCGGAATATAATATCGTTGATCTTTCGGCATTGAATTTAATCATGTATGATGATTTCTTTGTCGGCTGGTCAACCAACGAAATCAGTGATCCGACGGGAGTATTGGCGGGTTTGTCCGATGATGGCAGTTACGGTTTTAATCGCAGTTCCGAATATTCCGATGGATCCTGGGGAAGTATGCTCGATGACTGGGGGGTTGATGTCAATTTCCTGATGTATGCCTATGTTTGCAATGATCCCCAGTCGGAGTGTATTACCGTTGCCGATGCCTGCAATCTGAGTTATTTCTGGCGACTCCCTGATGCTTACGGCGATGTCGGCGAATATCAGAAAGTCTCCCCATCATTCTCCGGCGATTGCCGTCTGGAGAAATGCCGGGTGGCTTTCTACTGGCCTTCAAGTGAATCCACCCTGCCGTTATATACATATAATACCGCGGTTCAGATATGGGACAGCGATGGTCCCGATGGTCTACCGGGCGCCAAACTGACCGAAGTTATTTTAACTCCGGCCGATTATATACTTTATCCCGGGATGGTGGAAATCAATCTGACAGATATTCCTGGTTTTTATAATCATTTCGATCATGCTCTCTGGATCGGGGTGGAATCATTTGCACCTTCACCTGATGCCGGAATAAGATCACTATCGGATGATGGAAGTTGTGGCGATTATAATTCATGTGAGGCCTGGTACAATGGCGGCACACTGATTTTCGGCTATATGGCTGACGATTGGTCGGTGGATGTCAACTTCATTATTGAAACCGACATTTGCTGTGAACCGCTTCCGCCCACTCCGTGCTGGCCGGGCGAAGACTGGCCGACCATGGGTCAGAGTTTTGCCAGAACCAATCGTTCTCTCAGTCAGATAGCCTATGATTTGCAGGGCAATATGACCAAAGCATGGGAATATGCGGCGGGTCAGGTGAGCAACCTGAATAGCCCCGTGGTTTACATCGATACAATCGTGAATTATTTCTTGAATCAGCTGGTTGCGATTGACCTTAATGATGGCTCCGAAATCTGGAAGCGGTTAGCTGACGGTTTTGAGATCGGAGGCGGTTGTTACGCCACGCCGACCATATATAACTTCGCCGCGTACGGTGAGGATGTCACTCTTATTTTCACTCCGGGCGGTGACGCCAAATCATTCAGTGCCATCAACCTGACCGATGGGACCACCCGTTGGACAAGAAACTACCTGGCTCACAGTCACCATTTTATGACTTGGGGAGTTTCGGTAATTGTTGATATCGAAGGGGTTCCTTATGTCATCTATAACGATGATAACGGCGACATCTACTGTGTCGAAGCATTGACAGGTAATATTTTCTCCGGCTGGGTTGCCAGCGGGGCCGGAAATCCGGTCAATCTCGGAGGGGCTATTTTCAAAGGGTTGGCCACCGATGGTTACCAGATTTACATCGGTACGGATGATGATGTTTCCAACGGAGATATTTATTGCCTTGATGCCGCCACCGGAATTCTGGTCTGGCAGTTCGCCGATCATCAGCTTTGCAATCTCGATCCCGATAATTGCGGAACCGAGGCTTTCACAGGTGGAATCGCCCATAATTATTATTACTTATATACGGCCTCATCTTATGATCAGTACACCACCTATCCTCCGTATCGATCCGGTGGTATAATGTACTGTATTGACATGAGTACCGGCAATCTGGGTTGGGCCCAGCGATGCAATGCCCAGGATTATAATGGGCCGGCTCTCACGACCAGCCGGGTGATCAATACCGGATGGAATGGCTGGGTCAGCTCCGGTGAATTCCGCGGACCGGTGGCTTTCAATAATGGTACCGGTTCTATTCTCTGGAAAAACACAACGACCAATCCGGGAACGGGTTCACAATGGCTGGCTGACGGTATCGTTGTTTGTGATCCATATCTGCCCGATTGGTATATTGTGGGGAATAACAGCGATTTCCTCGATTTTTATCGAGAAAATGACGGACGGCAGATGTTCCATCGGCGTTTTGCCGGGGGCCACGAATATGCCCACCACTATGCTCCGTCCGCGGCCGACGGACATTTACTTTATGTATACTACAACAAACTGATCTGCATGACCGAACAGACTGCCAGACCACGTCTGGAAATTCCGAAATATACCTATGATGTTCCGGTCGAATTCGGGATGCCTGATGGGTATACCGTTGTCTGGGAGGATGCTATCGGCAATAACGGTAACGCTCCTCTGACGATCAATTCGGTTACTTTCAATGATGACGATAATAATACCACTCCGTCCAAAATTTCCATGAATACTGTCGATCCCGATCGGGTGGAAAATCTTCAGCGTCTGGCGGAAAAATTCTCGTCCGGAGCAACGGAATTCCGAGCCATGTTAACCGGAGATATGGAACGGTTATCCGGGTTGGCGGTCACGCCTCGTTTGAAATCGAACCACGCCGCTTATACTGTACCGGCCTGGGTTTATACCTCGACTATTACTCCCGTTCCGGGAACAATTATTCCGGCCTCGGGGGATTATGAAAATCCGTCGTATATCGATATAACCGTTCAGGTCAATGCGACTCTGATTCCGCGCGGATACCACGCTTTTTATGCCCGGATCGATACCGATGACCCGGATTATTTCCTCGATAGCGCCAGAATCGATGGCGGCGTCTATGCTATTCCGCAGATCAGGCTGGGAATAATCGGCGGATGTCTTTACGATAATGTCGAGCTTTCTTTCGGTGTCGGCGGAACAAACTATACCACGGTCTGGAATTCAACCAAGATCGGCGAGGAAGGAACTACCGAAATCGATGGCGATGATGTTTCGGTATTCCAGGGTGCCTTTGTCTTTGCCGCTCCGCAGAGCGGTACCAGACCGCCCGGAAAATCAACTGTCTTTTCAGCTCGGGTGGCCTTCCACTGCGCCAACTGGCATGGCGACCCCAATGACTGGCAATCCATCCTGGCTGATATTAATTGTTATGATGGCACCTGTTGGCCGGTTCAATTGGCTAATATCTATTTGGGAACTATATCCAACGATTTTGGTGCCAGTTATGAGGACGTTTTTGGTGAGATAGCCTGCTTTGCCTTTGTAGATTCGGTGGCTGATATGTGCGAATATGATACTCTCGGCAACTGCCTCAGCTGGGACTGGCTCTATCAGCTCGATTCCCATAATGGAATCCAGCCGCCACCCTCGGATACCCTGACAATGGGATTCCATGCCTGTGCCACGGTTATTGGTGTTTATGATCAGTCCATGTTGAACAATTTCGTTATTTATCGCTTTGATTTTGACGGTCGTTATAGTCCGTTGAATAATATCTGGATGGGGGCTATCATGGATTATGATATTAATTACCCGTCCGACAGCAAAAATCAGTATGTCGGTTTCGATACCGCTCATTCGCTCGGTTTTGCCTATACTGCCAACCTCAATGATAACGGCTGGGGATTGGTGAAAATTCCGTTTGGCTGTCCCTACCAGGGTATGGTCAACGCCAAAACTCTTTCGGCCGGGCAGTCGGTCTGGAATGATTCCGATGTCTGGCTTGATTCTGTTTACTATTGGATGTCGTCACTGACGGGATTATCTCATCAGAACGGCGCTGATCCATCACAGGGAATGACAGATCCGGATGACCGGGAAGCCTTTTTCACAATTGCTCATCTGGATATGCCAGCGGCCCCCGGAACGGCAACAGTGGGGGTGGCTCTCTTTGGTTTGCCCGAGATAGAGAATGCTTCGGATCCGGCCACCTATTTTGAACTGGCTGATATGGCCAATAAGTGGTGTGGTTTCGGCCGCGGTGATGTCAACAATGACGGTCTAATCGACCTGGTCGATATCGCTTACCTGATTGACTATATTTATTGCGATGGCAACGGCCCCTATCCCTTCCTGCACCTGGGTGATGTCAATGCCGATGGGACGGTTGATGTCATGGATATCAATCGCCTTATTGACTACTACATTTATTTCAGCGATTGCCTTGAAGGTAAATGGGAACTGTAA
- a CDS encoding DMT family transporter: MPHKFFINFPAMSNVHPPFANFGEILALLTAISWAMAVIMFKKSGENVHPLALNLFKNVLSLILLFPTTYFLGEAIWRGVPPEEYGLLLISGILGIGIGDTLFLKSLNLLGASLQAIINCLYAPSIIFLSILYLGETMTIGQVIGSVMIISAVLVITTKKGKGNVGMRNLIIGIALGIIASLASAFSIVMIKTLLERSPLVWVTQVRLAGGIAFLAVIFIFHPRRKNILLSLRSPGSWGYTLSGSFMGAYLSMILWLAGMKYTKASIAAVLNQMSNIFVFIFAVWLLKEPINRQRLIGIILGAGGAILVIFG, encoded by the coding sequence TTGCCGCACAAATTTTTTATTAATTTCCCGGCCATGTCGAATGTGCATCCTCCCTTCGCCAACTTCGGTGAAATACTGGCCCTTCTGACGGCCATTAGCTGGGCTATGGCTGTCATTATGTTTAAAAAAAGCGGCGAGAATGTTCATCCCCTGGCTCTCAATCTCTTCAAAAATGTCCTTTCCCTGATTCTCCTGTTCCCAACCACATATTTTCTGGGTGAGGCTATCTGGCGCGGGGTTCCGCCCGAAGAATACGGTCTGTTGCTTATCAGCGGTATTCTCGGGATAGGCATCGGCGATACCCTGTTTCTAAAAAGCCTTAACCTTCTCGGCGCGAGCCTTCAGGCTATTATTAATTGCCTTTATGCCCCATCGATAATATTTCTATCCATTCTTTATCTTGGGGAAACCATGACAATTGGTCAGGTTATCGGTTCGGTGATGATTATCTCGGCCGTCCTGGTCATTACCACCAAAAAAGGCAAGGGAAATGTTGGCATGCGAAATCTGATTATCGGTATTGCGCTGGGAATCATCGCCTCGCTGGCATCGGCCTTCAGCATAGTCATGATAAAGACTCTGTTGGAACGTTCACCGCTGGTCTGGGTGACTCAGGTCAGGTTGGCCGGCGGGATTGCCTTCCTGGCGGTAATATTCATTTTTCATCCCCGGAGAAAAAATATTCTATTATCACTTCGCTCGCCCGGGAGCTGGGGATATACACTGTCCGGTTCATTTATGGGGGCCTATCTCTCGATGATTCTCTGGCTGGCCGGGATGAAATATACCAAAGCCTCGATTGCCGCAGTTTTAAACCAGATGTCGAATATTTTTGTTTTTATTTTTGCCGTCTGGTTGCTGAAAGAACCAATCAACCGCCAGCGATTGATTGGTATTATCCTTGGAGCGGGCGGCGCCATCCTGGTAATATTTGGTTGA
- a CDS encoding rubredoxin yields MERWQCEACTYIYNPEAGDPAHGIEPGTPFEDLPDDWVCPECGVGKEYFKKLDE; encoded by the coding sequence ATGGAAAGATGGCAATGTGAAGCATGTACTTACATATACAATCCCGAGGCCGGTGATCCGGCTCATGGCATCGAACCGGGGACTCCTTTTGAGGACCTTCCCGACGATTGGGTATGCCCGGAGTGCGGAGTGGGCAAGGAATATTTTAAAAAACTCGACGAATAG
- a CDS encoding ATPase P, with product MIELDIPGVGEIRLAYLVADFSGTLSVDGIIPPEIIDRLNSLAEILEIHILTSDTHGKAKTALQRLNGTMQLLSGDRHDIQKEKYTRKLGAERVIALGNGNNDVLMLSSARIGIAVCLNEGCSGKALAAADILVTSIDDALALLEHPARLKATLRV from the coding sequence ATGATTGAGCTGGATATCCCGGGAGTCGGAGAAATCAGGTTGGCCTATCTTGTGGCCGATTTTTCCGGGACCTTGTCGGTTGATGGCATCATTCCGCCCGAAATTATCGATCGTCTTAATTCTCTGGCGGAAATACTGGAAATTCATATCCTGACCTCTGATACACATGGCAAGGCAAAGACCGCATTACAGAGATTAAATGGGACGATGCAATTACTTTCAGGGGATCGGCATGATATTCAAAAGGAAAAATATACCAGAAAACTGGGTGCCGAAAGGGTGATCGCACTGGGTAACGGTAACAATGATGTCCTTATGTTATCTTCAGCTCGGATCGGAATTGCCGTTTGCCTGAACGAGGGGTGTTCCGGCAAGGCTCTGGCGGCCGCGGATATTCTGGTAACATCAATCGATGATGCCCTTGCTCTCCTGGAACATCCGGCCCGTCTGAAAGCAACTCTCAGGGTATAA
- the glmS gene encoding glutamine--fructose-6-phosphate transaminase (isomerizing): MCGIVGYVGFRQALPVLIQGLKRLEYRGYDSAGFVLSTDSGLVLEKCVGKIASLEEQIRNKEYSSSMGIAHTRWATHGEPTVVNAHPHLDSKDEIALVHNGIIENYRALKSFLESRGHVFRTQTDTEILVQLIEEYYEGDLTEAVRIALTQVEGTYGITVIASHEPGKIVAARQGSPLVVGHGDGENFVASDMSAILAYTNRAIYLEEGEIATVTANSYEITNVSQQLLRAPHIEEISWTLDEIEKGGYKHFMQKEIHEQPMTLRNAIRGRLNLEEGIPRLNGLNLQYDELRNIGRIIITACGTSWHSALIGEYAIEELARIPVEVEYASEFRYRSPIIGKETILFVISQSGETADTLAAMREAKKKGATVLGICNVVGSTIARETDGGVYIHAGPEIGVASTKAFTSQVMVLYQIAILLGRMRQLSAQQGMEYLNALNRLPEQVESILGTEDQIRKIAEEYYRTENALYLGRGVNFPTALEGALKLKEISYIHAEGYPAAEMKHGPIALIDENMPVVVIALKDSVYDKVLSNIEEVRARYGKVIAIASEGDTEIADKVNHVIYIPHTKPLLTPILASIPLQLLAYHIAVLRGCHIDQPRNLAKSVTVE, encoded by the coding sequence ATGTGTGGCATTGTCGGATATGTTGGTTTTCGGCAGGCTCTTCCGGTGTTGATTCAGGGGCTTAAACGGCTGGAGTACCGCGGGTATGATTCGGCCGGATTCGTTTTATCCACCGATAGCGGTTTGGTTCTGGAAAAATGCGTCGGTAAAATTGCCTCCCTTGAGGAGCAGATTCGCAATAAGGAATATTCATCAAGCATGGGTATCGCGCATACGCGCTGGGCCACCCATGGCGAACCGACGGTGGTAAATGCTCATCCACATCTTGACAGCAAGGATGAAATCGCCCTGGTTCATAACGGTATTATCGAAAATTACCGGGCCTTGAAATCCTTCCTGGAATCCCGCGGCCATGTTTTCCGGACACAAACCGATACCGAAATACTGGTCCAGCTTATTGAAGAATATTACGAAGGTGATCTTACTGAGGCAGTCCGAATCGCCCTGACGCAGGTCGAAGGAACCTATGGTATCACTGTTATCGCTTCCCATGAACCCGGAAAGATTGTCGCGGCCCGCCAGGGTTCGCCGCTGGTGGTCGGACATGGTGACGGAGAAAATTTCGTGGCCTCAGATATGAGCGCCATTCTGGCCTATACCAATCGCGCTATTTATCTCGAAGAAGGCGAAATTGCGACTGTCACGGCCAACAGCTACGAAATCACCAATGTCTCCCAGCAACTTCTCCGGGCGCCGCATATCGAAGAAATATCATGGACTCTCGATGAAATCGAAAAGGGCGGTTACAAGCATTTTATGCAGAAAGAGATTCATGAACAGCCGATGACACTGCGGAATGCCATTCGGGGTCGTCTTAATTTAGAGGAAGGCATACCAAGACTGAATGGTCTCAATCTGCAGTACGACGAATTGCGCAATATCGGCCGAATAATTATTACCGCCTGCGGAACATCATGGCATTCAGCTCTTATCGGCGAGTACGCCATCGAAGAATTGGCCCGAATTCCGGTTGAAGTCGAGTATGCGTCGGAATTCCGCTATCGTTCCCCGATTATCGGCAAAGAAACTATTTTGTTCGTAATCAGCCAGTCGGGTGAAACCGCCGATACTCTGGCGGCCATGCGCGAGGCGAAGAAAAAGGGCGCCACGGTCCTGGGTATCTGTAATGTGGTCGGCTCGACCATAGCCCGCGAAACCGATGGCGGTGTTTATATCCATGCCGGACCGGAAATCGGGGTCGCCTCGACCAAAGCCTTCACCTCGCAGGTAATGGTTCTGTACCAGATTGCCATTCTGCTTGGACGCATGAGACAACTTTCTGCTCAACAAGGAATGGAATATCTGAATGCTCTGAACCGTTTGCCGGAACAGGTGGAGAGCATTCTTGGAACCGAAGATCAAATCAGGAAAATTGCCGAGGAATATTATCGAACCGAAAACGCCCTTTATCTGGGGCGTGGGGTTAATTTCCCGACTGCCCTTGAGGGGGCCTTAAAACTGAAGGAAATTTCATATATCCATGCCGAAGGTTACCCTGCCGCGGAGATGAAACACGGGCCGATTGCCCTGATCGATGAAAATATGCCGGTAGTCGTGATTGCTTTGAAGGATTCGGTATATGACAAGGTTCTGTCGAATATCGAGGAAGTCCGCGCTCGATATGGAAAGGTAATCGCCATTGCCAGTGAAGGCGATACTGAAATCGCCGATAAGGTTAATCATGTTATTTATATTCCGCATACCAAACCACTTCTGACACCCATTCTGGCCAGTATCCCGCTGCAACTACTGGCCTACCACATTGCCGTTTTGAGGGGTTGCCATATCGATCAGCCACGAAACCTGGCTAAAAGCGTCACGGTGGAATAA
- the glmM gene encoding phosphoglucosamine mutase, which translates to MKNKLMISTSGIRGVVGFGLDPLMIAGYTAAFGTMLKKGRVVIGRDTRPSGQLIKMTAIGALRGVGIDVVDIGIVPTPTVEIAVPELKAAGGICITASHNPAEWNALKFFNYRGEFINRKDLHKIRSIYNNHHFAFKDYRRLGSLKADATWIDRHIERIVRLKEINVGKIKKAKLRVVVDAVNGAGSIALPFLLERLGIEVVRLNCENNGDFVHTPEPVPANLAMLSEAVKKFRADLGMACDPDADRLALVNEQGCPIGEELTLALAVKYILGRKKGRVVINLSTSRVTEEVATAMGARTIYTPVGEANVIAGLRKHRAVIGGEGNGGVILPAFHYGRDSLIGAAIIASSLAESKMTLSRLAGTLPIYHNIKLKAPLPSGYEAKVARMEKAARAGFDKLRIDRRDGLRFDFSRGWFQVRKSNTEPIYRLIVETDEKKLTAMIKTEVMKFLK; encoded by the coding sequence GTGAAAAATAAATTGATGATTTCGACCTCAGGCATCAGGGGAGTGGTTGGATTCGGACTGGATCCGCTTATGATTGCGGGTTATACCGCCGCTTTCGGCACCATGCTTAAAAAAGGGAGGGTGGTTATTGGACGGGATACCCGTCCCAGTGGCCAGTTAATAAAAATGACCGCTATTGGTGCCCTTCGCGGGGTCGGAATCGATGTTGTCGATATTGGTATAGTCCCGACACCGACCGTGGAAATCGCCGTACCGGAATTAAAAGCGGCGGGGGGGATATGTATCACCGCCAGTCATAATCCGGCCGAATGGAATGCACTCAAGTTTTTCAATTACCGCGGTGAATTTATCAACAGGAAAGATCTGCATAAAATCAGGAGTATTTACAATAATCACCATTTTGCCTTCAAAGATTACCGCCGATTGGGATCTCTTAAGGCCGATGCCACCTGGATTGATCGCCATATTGAGAGAATAGTCAGGCTGAAAGAGATAAATGTCGGGAAGATAAAAAAGGCGAAACTGAGGGTAGTCGTCGATGCTGTCAATGGAGCCGGATCGATTGCCTTGCCCTTTCTTCTGGAGAGACTCGGGATCGAGGTTGTCCGATTAAACTGCGAGAACAATGGTGATTTTGTCCATACGCCGGAACCGGTTCCGGCCAATCTGGCCATGCTCTCGGAAGCCGTGAAAAAATTCCGGGCCGATCTGGGAATGGCATGTGATCCCGATGCCGACCGACTGGCCCTTGTAAATGAACAGGGTTGCCCGATCGGCGAGGAATTGACTCTGGCTCTGGCGGTGAAATATATTCTTGGCCGTAAAAAGGGCAGGGTGGTGATAAATCTCTCGACTTCGCGGGTGACCGAGGAGGTGGCAACAGCTATGGGAGCCCGGACCATATATACCCCGGTTGGCGAGGCCAATGTTATTGCCGGTTTGAGGAAACATCGGGCGGTAATCGGCGGGGAAGGTAATGGGGGCGTGATTTTGCCGGCCTTTCATTATGGCCGCGATTCCCTTATCGGGGCGGCAATTATTGCCTCCAGTCTGGCGGAATCCAAAATGACCTTATCACGGTTGGCGGGAACTTTGCCGATATACCATAATATAAAGTTGAAAGCGCCGCTGCCCTCCGGATATGAGGCTAAAGTGGCCAGAATGGAAAAGGCGGCCCGAGCAGGTTTTGACAAATTGAGGATTGACCGCCGCGATGGTCTCCGATTCGATTTCTCCAGGGGCTGGTTTCAGGTAAGGAAATCCAATACGGAACCGATCTATCGTCTTATAGTCGAAACCGACGAGAAGAAGCTGACGGCTATGATAAAGACCGAAGTTATGAAGTTTTTAAAATAG
- a CDS encoding alpha/beta fold hydrolase: MPFYKYQNYDLHFQNNGSGEIALLFVHGLGGDGGSWKFQVEYFKDRFRVITVDLFGHGRSSKEIDPVEAPRLDAEALVALMLNEIKQPYIVIGHSFASAILPEMIKLGDSFMKGVVFADCVYQGFEIVIGQRMSFASSMLAFSDEQLPEETRKWYLNLLAADANPDELELILSSLKNCDYRWLFQSVAGTREYNEKYPPGETPMRDNVQIFIMEADQGVGNDFKKSWVNHFKNARYYLFENSWHFFFITKHSKFNSLIDDFIEECL, from the coding sequence ATGCCCTTCTATAAGTATCAGAATTACGATCTACACTTCCAAAATAATGGCTCTGGAGAGATAGCCCTCTTATTCGTCCACGGTCTTGGGGGCGACGGTGGTAGCTGGAAATTCCAGGTCGAGTATTTTAAAGACAGATTCAGAGTCATAACGGTTGATCTCTTCGGGCATGGACGGAGTTCCAAGGAAATCGACCCGGTGGAGGCTCCGCGTCTTGATGCCGAAGCTCTGGTGGCGCTGATGCTGAATGAGATCAAGCAACCGTATATTGTCATCGGACACAGCTTTGCCAGCGCCATACTCCCGGAAATGATCAAGCTCGGCGATTCTTTTATGAAAGGGGTTGTTTTCGCTGATTGTGTTTATCAGGGTTTCGAGATCGTAATCGGACAACGGATGAGTTTTGCATCTTCAATGCTGGCTTTTTCCGATGAGCAATTACCCGAGGAAACCCGTAAATGGTATTTAAATCTGCTGGCCGCCGACGCGAATCCTGATGAACTGGAGTTGATTTTATCTTCATTGAAGAATTGCGATTACCGCTGGTTGTTCCAATCAGTGGCCGGAACCCGAGAATATAATGAAAAATACCCGCCCGGAGAAACTCCAATGAGGGATAATGTGCAAATTTTCATCATGGAGGCCGACCAGGGAGTCGGTAATGACTTTAAGAAATCCTGGGTAAATCATTTTAAAAACGCCCGTTATTACCTGTTTGAAAACAGCTGGCATTTCTTTTTCATTACCAAACATAGTAAATTCAACAGCCTGATTGATGATTTTATCGAGGAATGCCTTTGA